Below is a window of Ailuropoda melanoleuca isolate Jingjing unplaced genomic scaffold, ASM200744v2 unplaced-scaffold69337, whole genome shotgun sequence DNA.
AGTGTGCGTTGACTGCTCGAGCTTGCGCCAACAGAAcctgtctttaaaaaacaacacttCTCCTCTGAGGGTGGTGATGGCATCAAACACTAAATTAGCATCACAGCCTGATGGAGTGGTGGGCCCTGTAGGTTGAACAGGCTTCACTGATAACCCATAAAGGGACTGAATTCCATTGATATCATCTTGAGACAGCTGGAATTCATTGGTGTTAATGTTGACAACAAATGGGAACATCAGAGCTCCAGGGTCCTTGGAGTGAGCAAGGCCCAGAGCATGGCCAATCTCGTGAGCCGCAATCAGGAACAAGTTTGTTTCCTCTGACCCCTTCGACCAAGTTTCATCTTCATCAAAGTGGACGTCTCCACCAACACCATATCCAGGATCAAAAGCATGGGCTAAAAATTCCCCGGGTCCATCAAATGGGGAATTGTCTCCGTGATCTCCAGCTACAAAGGAGATCTCAATGTCTGATGTGCCATCATGTAGCCGGGTGAACTTCAAGGGGCTCACGTTGCTCCAGACTTGAAAGGCTTTCTGGATCACCTTCTCCACGGCAGCCTGCGGCATGTCTGGTGTAAAGTTTAGGATTCTGTATGTCAGCTGGGTTGTTTCCCACTTAGAGCGGCTTTCCGAGATCTCATAGTTGGACACATCAGGGTTTCCACACCGCGGTTTCCCAATTATGTCCATTGTGGGTGCGTCCAACCTCCCGGTCACCTCCAACCCAAAGAAGTCTTGCATTTGCTGGAGTTTTTGAGAGAAAGGACTTGCGCTCTTCACTCTGAATTGAGCACCATCGTTCTCCCCGGTGTCGAGGTTGTACAAGCGTTTCAGATATTCCTCTGCCAGCTGCCTTTTCTTC
It encodes the following:
- the LOC117800385 gene encoding matrix metalloproteinase-18-like, with the translated sequence MARLHAFLVLCVSCASAFPAAGPDLGNEAKKRQLAEEYLKRLYNLDTGENDGAQFRVKSASPFSQKLQQMQDFFGLEVTGRLDAPTMDIIGKPRCGNPDVSNYEISESRSKWETTQLTYRILNFTPDMPQAAVEKVIQKAFQVWSNVSPLKFTRLHDGTSDIEISFVAGDHGDNSPFDGPGEFLAHAFDPGYGVGGDVHFDEDETWSKGSEETNLFLIAAHEIGHALGLAHSKDPGALMFPFVVNINTNEFQLSQDDINGIQSLYGLSVKPVQPTGPTTPSGCDANLVFDAITTLRGEVLFFKDRFCWRKLEQSTHTELRVIKSFWPSLPSEIEAAYENTDMDQVRLFKGSKYWALSAYEILPGYPKNIHKLGFPQTVKQIDAATYNEDTRKTYFFVGDQYWSYDERTQKMDKGFPRLTGDDFPGISQNINAVFQKDGFFYFFSGSVQQEFSMKSKRITRVLQSNSWLSCGEK